One genomic window of Vulpes vulpes isolate BD-2025 chromosome 11, VulVul3, whole genome shotgun sequence includes the following:
- the DGAT2 gene encoding diacylglycerol O-acyltransferase 2, giving the protein MKTLIAAYSGVLRGTGSSILSALQDLFSITWLNRSKVEKQLQVISVLQWVLSFLVLGVACSAILMYTFCTDCWLIAVLYFTWLAFDWNTPKKGGRRSQWVRNWAVWRYFRDYFPIQLVKTHNLLTTRNYIFGYHPHGIMGLGAFCNFSTEATEVSKKFPGIRPYLATLAGNFRMPVLREYLMSGGICPVNRDTIDYLLSKNGSGNAIIIVVGGAAESLSSMPGKNAVTLRNRKGFVKLALRHGADLVPTYSFGENEVYKQVIFEEGSWGRWVQKKFQKYIGFAPCIFHGRGLFSSDTWGLVPYSKPITTVVGEPITIPKLEHPTQQDIDLYHAMYMEALVKLFDKHKTKFGLPETEVLEVN; this is encoded by the exons ATGAAGACCCTCATAGCCGCCTACTCGGGGGTCCTGCGag GCACTGGCTCCAGCATCCTCTCCGCCCTCCAGGACCTCTTCTCCATCACTTGGCTCAATAGGTCCAAGGTGGAAAAGCAGCTGCAGGTCATCTCGGTGCTACAATGGGTCCTGTCCTTCCTTGTGCTTG GAGTGGCCTGCAGCGCCATCCTCATGTACACGTTCTGCACCGACTGTTGGCTCATCGCGGTGCTCTACTTCACCTGGCTGGCGTTTGACTGGAACACGCCCAAGAAAG GTGGCAGGAGGTCACAGTGGGTGCGAAACTGGGCTGTGTGGCGTTACTTTCGAGACTACTTTCCCATCCAG CTGGTGAAGACACACAACCTGCTGACCACCAGGAACTACATCTTTGGGTACCACCCCCATGGCATCATGGGCCTGGGTGCCTTCTGTAACTTCAGCACAGAAGCCACAGAAGTGAGCAAGAAGTTCCCTGGCATACGACCCTACCTGGCCACATTGGCCGGCAACTTCCGGATGCCGGTGCTGAGGGAGTACCTGATGTCTGGAG GCATCTGCCCTGTGAACAGGGACACCATAGACTACTTGCTTTCAAAAAATGGGAGTGGCAATGCCATCATCATCGTAGTGGGGGGCGCAGCCGAGTCCCTGAGCTCCATGCCTGGCAAGAACGCAGTCACCCTGCGCAATCGCAAGGGCTTTGTAAAACTGGCCCTACGCCATGG AGCTGACCTGGTTCCCACCTACTCCTTCGGGGAGAATGAAGTGTACAAGCAAGTGATCTTTGAGGAAGGCTCCTGGGGCCGATGGGTCCAGAAGAAGTTCCAGAAGTACATTGGCTTTGCCCCATGCATCTTCCATGGCCGAGGCCTCTTCTCCTCTGACACTTGGGGGCTGGTGCCCTACTCCAAGCCCATCACCACTGTGG TGGGTGAGCCTATCACCATCCCCAAGCTGGAGCACCCAACCCAGCAGGACATAGACCTGTATCACGCCATGTACATGGAGGCCCTGGTGAAGCTCTTCGACAAGCACAAGACCAAGTTTGGCCTCCCGGAGACGGAGGTTCTGGAGGTGAACTGA